Proteins encoded in a region of the Rutidosis leptorrhynchoides isolate AG116_Rl617_1_P2 chromosome 9, CSIRO_AGI_Rlap_v1, whole genome shotgun sequence genome:
- the LOC139867080 gene encoding histone deacetylase 14, chloroplastic-like isoform X1 → MNMKNLYLHNIRSAGRLFLSLRTNYSAASCELVVGGNTYEDIPKVVYNLAPPMDHKKELYVDRNTRIPSILSALEKAKLTPEFRGSEIVQLNSFRKATLKDIQSVHSDNYLSTLKRCVENAKISKPKYSTFAMKSFENVTATSYEYSLVAVGAGLSLIDFVVSASKINEKCPVGFALMPPHRHHLMESKGCCYFENTGIAARYAQRVHGLKRVLIIDFDAHLLSTTNDAFYDDPDIFVLSTHCEGYHGKFDETGSGRGEGATLNLPLPEGSGDIAMRSVFDEVIVPCAQRFKPDIIIVSAGYDGHVVDPTGHFQLTTGTYFTLASGIEQLAKDLCGGRCVFFLEGGHSDGIVSFSVAESFRAFVGEQSMAPEFEKKYAFFLHNEPIDKVKQAIQRTKHMHSIQ, encoded by the exons ATGAATATGAAAAATCTTTATCTTCATAATATTCGATCAG CTGGTCGGTTGTTTCTGTCCTTAAGGACAAATTATTCGGCAGCCTCTTGTGAACTAGTAGTAGGCGGCAATACATATGAGGATATACCAAAGGTAGTTTATAATTTAGCTCCTCCTATGGATCATAAAAAG GAGCTGTATGTAGATCGCAATACAAGGATTCCATCTATTTTGAGTGCTCTTGAAAAAGCAAAACTTACTCCAGAG TTTCGAGGATCTGAAATTGTTCAACTTAATAGTTTTAGAAAAGCTACATTGAAAGATATACAAAGTGTGCATTCTGACAATTATCTTTCTACTCTCAAGAGG TGTGTGGAAAACGCAAAGATATCAAAACCGAAGTATTCAACTTTTGCAATGAAATCATTTGAAAACGTGACTGCCACG TCGTATGAGTATTCGTTGGTTGCTGTTGGAGCAGGCCTATCCTTGATTGATTTTGTG GTGTCGGCTTCAAAAATCAATGAGAAGTGTCCAGTTGGATTTGCCCTGATGCCACCTCATAGGCACCACTTAATGGAATCCAAGGGATGTTGTTATTTTGAGAATACTGGTATCGCAGCACGATATGCTCAACGTGTCCATGGATTAAAGCGCGTTTTGATCATCGATTTTGATGCCCATTTATTGTCAACCACTAATGATGCGTTTTATGACGACCCTGACATATTTGTTCTTTCAACTCATTGT GAAGGGTATCACGGCAAGTTTGATGAAACTGGGTCTGGGCGTGGTGAAGGGGCAACACTTAATTTGCCATTACCAGAAGGTTCCGGTGATATCGCAATGCGAAGTGTGTTTGACGAGGTCATTGTTCCGTGTGCCCAAAGATTCAAACCGGATATAATTATTGTATCAGCAGG ATATGACGGACATGTAGTGGATCCAACGGGCCACTTTCAGCTAACAACCGGAACGTATTTTACGCTAGCGTCGGGCATTGAGCAACTTGCAAAAGATTTGTGTGGTGGGCGATGCGTGTTTTTTTTGGAAGGAGGACATAGCGACGGCATTGTGTCGTTTTCTGTTGCAGAATCTTTTCGTGCTTTTGTTGGGGAGCAGAGCATGGCACCTGAGTTTGAGAAAAAGTATGCATTCTTCTTGCACAATGAACCAATTGATAAGGTTAAACAAGCCATTCAAAGGACCAAACACATGCATTCTATTCAATAA
- the LOC139867080 gene encoding histone deacetylase 14, chloroplastic-like isoform X2, with amino-acid sequence MNMKNLYLHNIRSAGRLFLSLRTNYSAASCELVVGGNTYEDIPKVVYNLAPPMDHKKELYVDRNTRIPSILSALEKAKLTPEFRGSEIVQLNSFRKATLKDIQSVHSDNYLSTLKRCVENAKISKPKYSTFAMKSFENVTATSYEYSLVAVGAGLSLIDFVVSASKINEKCPVGFALMPPHRHHLMESKGCCYFENTGIAARYAQRVHGLKRVLIIDFDAHLLSTTNDAFYDDPDIFVLSTHCEGYHGKFDETGSGRGEGATLNLPLPEGSGDIAMRSVFDEVIVPCAQRFKPDIIIVSAGFIFVR; translated from the exons ATGAATATGAAAAATCTTTATCTTCATAATATTCGATCAG CTGGTCGGTTGTTTCTGTCCTTAAGGACAAATTATTCGGCAGCCTCTTGTGAACTAGTAGTAGGCGGCAATACATATGAGGATATACCAAAGGTAGTTTATAATTTAGCTCCTCCTATGGATCATAAAAAG GAGCTGTATGTAGATCGCAATACAAGGATTCCATCTATTTTGAGTGCTCTTGAAAAAGCAAAACTTACTCCAGAG TTTCGAGGATCTGAAATTGTTCAACTTAATAGTTTTAGAAAAGCTACATTGAAAGATATACAAAGTGTGCATTCTGACAATTATCTTTCTACTCTCAAGAGG TGTGTGGAAAACGCAAAGATATCAAAACCGAAGTATTCAACTTTTGCAATGAAATCATTTGAAAACGTGACTGCCACG TCGTATGAGTATTCGTTGGTTGCTGTTGGAGCAGGCCTATCCTTGATTGATTTTGTG GTGTCGGCTTCAAAAATCAATGAGAAGTGTCCAGTTGGATTTGCCCTGATGCCACCTCATAGGCACCACTTAATGGAATCCAAGGGATGTTGTTATTTTGAGAATACTGGTATCGCAGCACGATATGCTCAACGTGTCCATGGATTAAAGCGCGTTTTGATCATCGATTTTGATGCCCATTTATTGTCAACCACTAATGATGCGTTTTATGACGACCCTGACATATTTGTTCTTTCAACTCATTGT GAAGGGTATCACGGCAAGTTTGATGAAACTGGGTCTGGGCGTGGTGAAGGGGCAACACTTAATTTGCCATTACCAGAAGGTTCCGGTGATATCGCAATGCGAAGTGTGTTTGACGAGGTCATTGTTCCGTGTGCCCAAAGATTCAAACCGGATATAATTATTGTATCAGCAGG TTTCATTTTTGTTCGTTAG